The genomic interval AATAGCTAAGATTATGGATTTGAGAAGGCCCGGGTGAGGTGAGATATTTTTGGTTTCCATTCTATTGTTATATTATTAGAAACTAGAAACTTTGCAATAATATCTTGAAATAGTACGTAAAGTTTTATTAAGTTAAAAAACGGGTGTTAAAATTATAAAAATCTATAAGGCTTGGATATTATGAAAGAACTATCTACTCAAATTTACGATGTTGCAGTATTCGGAGCCGGGATCTCGGGTTTTTCTTCTGCCTTGAGATTACAAAAAAAAGGTTTAAGTACTATTGTTTTTGAATCACATACTCAGGTAGGAGGATGTGCGGGTTATTTCATAAAGAAGAAATTTTCCTTTGATGTGGGAGCAACTACCCTTGTGGATTTTGTGGAAGGAGGAGTTGGAGGAAACTTTCTTAAAGAAATCGGTCTTGCGATTCCGGAGGGTGAGTATCTGGACTATATAGCCTGGCTTCCTGACAGGCAGGTCGTGCTTTATAAGGATAAAGAAAAATGGAATCGGGAACGATTGGAAAAATTTGGTAAGAGTGATAATTATATTCAATTTTGGAAATTAATGGATAGAGTAACGGATGTTTTCTGGGAAGCAAGCCGGAAGAATATAAAGCTTCCAATAAGAAATATTAATGAATTCTTACATACGATTCAGGTGATTGGTTTAAAAAATCTGCATTTTCTAAAATACTATAATACTACTATGCTGGATATTTTAAAAAAATTTAATCTTGAAAAAGACAAAGCTCTTATAGGCCTTTTGTCTATGCTAATCGAAGATACGATCCATAGTAAAATAGAAAAGGCTCCTTTTATTAATTCATCATTGGGGACTACAATTCGCGGTGCGGGTTTAATGAGAGCCAGGGGAGGCATGAAAGGATTCTGGAAAAATTTATCTGAACATTATCTGAATCTCGGAGGTATAGTAAAGAAATTGCATAAAGTTACTTCCTTTTGTAAAGAAGGAGATTGTTGGAAAATCACAACAGATAGGGGAAACTTTTTTGCCAAAAAAATTATCAGTTCTCTTCCCTTAGATGTAACGTATGATCTTGCCCCGGATTTTATTCAAACAAAAGTGAAACCTTATATTCTAAAAAACAAAGAGGACAGGGGAGGTGCTATCGTTATATTTTTAGGAGTACCGGAAGAAGAAGTAAGGGATCATACAATCACTCATCATCAGATGTTATTAGACTACGATGCAGAACTCGGAAATGGAAACAATATGTTTATTTCTATTTCTTCTAAGGATGATAATTTGTCAGCACCACCGGGTTATCGTTCTGTTATGATTTCGACTCACTGTGAGCTTTCCGATTGGCAGGGTTTATCGGAAGAAGAGTATAGAGTAAAAAAGCAACAAATAGGAGATACAATGATTCATTATGCAAGAAGGGTATATCCAAAGCTTGCTACAAATCCTGTAGTTTTGGAAGTAGGCACACCCATTACCTATCAGAAGTTTACCAATAGAAAAGAAGGAAGTGTGGGTGGTTTTAAACAAACCTTTGCCAATACAAACTTCCATGCAGTACCTCAGGATATAGGAATACCAAATTTCTATTTAACCGGGGATAATACCTGGCCGGGTCTCGGAACGGTTGCCTGTCTTGTTTCCGGTAGAATTGCAGCAGAAGAAGCATACAAAGCTTTTTAGCTGAGAGAAAAAGTGAATTATTCTAATACTGATAATAGTATTGGAATTATAACGGATACGTTTGCTCTGACAATATCTTTCAGAAAATTACATATTCTACACTTTTCTACTAAGGGATGAAAATGGAATTAACAGTTGAATTTTTTGAAGTATCAACAGGAGTAAGAGCATTCCAGGTGCCATTTTTCCAATAACCGGGAACCTGCACACTACTGTTATTCATGCTATAACCTCCGATATATATGTCCGAACTAGATAGAATAAGGCTGCTAACACCTGTGTTTTTAGTTGAATCAATAGAAGGAAGAGAGGTCCAGGTACCATTTTTCCAGTAACCAGCAACATACACACTGCTACTATTCATATTAGAGCCTCCGACATATATATCAGAACCGGATACAGCAATCGAATTAGCAATCGAATTTTTTGTAGAATCAAGAGCAGGGAGCTTTGTCCAGGTACTATTTTTCCAGTAACCACCAACAAACACACTACTACTATTCTGACCAAACCCGGCGGAATAAATGTCCGAGCCGGATATAAAAATAGCATTCACTTGCGAGCTTTTTGAAGCATCAACAGGAGTGAGGTCTGTTCGCGTGCCGTTTTTCCAGTAAGCAGGAATACCAAAAACATTCGCACTATTTCCTCCTGCATACACATCAGAACCGGAGATAAAAAAAGTATTCACTACCGAGCTTTTGGAAGTATCAATAGGAGTGAGAGCATTCCAGGTGCCGTTTTTCCAATAACCACCAACATTTATGCTACTGTTATTTATACTATAGCCTGCAGCATAAACATCCGACCCGGATACAACAATAGAATATACAATTGAGTTTTTAGTTGCATCAATAGGAGTGAGAGCATTCCAGGTGCCGTTTTTCCAATAACCGGGAACCTGCACACTACTGTTATTCATGCTATAACCGGCGGCATAAACATCGGTACCTGATACAAATATAGACCGAACATCTGAATTTTTAGTTGCATCAATAGGAGTGAGAGCATTCCAGGTGCCGTTTTTCCAATAACCGGGAACCTGCACACTACTGCTATTGATACTCCAACCGGCGGCATAAACAATCAGTTCTTTACAGGTTATATTTACATTTGTAACATTGGCAGTTGCCGTTCCAGTACCACTTGATACTGAACAGGTCAGACCTGTAGGCTGTGTTTTTACACTTACAGAATAAGCTCCACCACTGGACACTGTTGTTTTAAAAGAAAAATTTGTAGAACCACTGGTTACTGTCAGATCATCAGCACTGTTATTTTGTAAAACCAGACCGTCTGCTGTCAGTCCGGAAATTGTACCACCAATGGTGTATCCAGCAGATATATTTGCAGTACAGGTTATATTTACATTTGTAACATTGGCAGTTGCCGTTCCAGTACCACTTGATACTGAACAGGTCAGACCTGTAGGCTGTGTTTTTACACTTACAGAATAAGCTCCACCACTGGACACTGTTGTTTTAAAAGAAAAATTTGTAGAACCACTGGTTACTGTCAGATCATCAGCACTATTATTTTGTAAAACCAGACCGTCTGCTGTCAAACCAGTAATCGTACCACCAATGGTATATCCAGCAGTAGCAGAAGATGAAGCAGGGTAAAATGCCATTATACAAAGGGGTAAGTATTTTCCTTCACAACCTTTATCTTTGTCTTTTTTACAATTAGACATTTGCAATAAAACTAATATTGTGAATATTATAAATTTAAATATTCCTTTTCTCATAAAATCTCTCCTTTTTTTGCAGTATAAA from Leptospiraceae bacterium carries:
- a CDS encoding FAD-dependent oxidoreductase is translated as MKELSTQIYDVAVFGAGISGFSSALRLQKKGLSTIVFESHTQVGGCAGYFIKKKFSFDVGATTLVDFVEGGVGGNFLKEIGLAIPEGEYLDYIAWLPDRQVVLYKDKEKWNRERLEKFGKSDNYIQFWKLMDRVTDVFWEASRKNIKLPIRNINEFLHTIQVIGLKNLHFLKYYNTTMLDILKKFNLEKDKALIGLLSMLIEDTIHSKIEKAPFINSSLGTTIRGAGLMRARGGMKGFWKNLSEHYLNLGGIVKKLHKVTSFCKEGDCWKITTDRGNFFAKKIISSLPLDVTYDLAPDFIQTKVKPYILKNKEDRGGAIVIFLGVPEEEVRDHTITHHQMLLDYDAELGNGNNMFISISSKDDNLSAPPGYRSVMISTHCELSDWQGLSEEEYRVKKQQIGDTMIHYARRVYPKLATNPVVLEVGTPITYQKFTNRKEGSVGGFKQTFANTNFHAVPQDIGIPNFYLTGDNTWPGLGTVACLVSGRIAAEEAYKAF